A genomic region of Luteibacter aegosomatissinici contains the following coding sequences:
- a CDS encoding autotransporter domain-containing protein, protein METMSRDRRPASRTGKSFSGLRFVALCLLLFGFSKSAWAVCTSPQSATIGQGGSATFSCADYGFSSPAIANPSHGSLLFDEPTLIYNNSGDGSSSDTFTVTDDNGQNIVFNITITGGSPPTGTSNSVIVAYGSTNNNLPLTVTGSPTSVTITSAPSHGSASTSGASILYTPTAGYGGADQVTYTATNASGTSLPATVSITVAAPVITYAPANPPDGTFAVAYSQSIAGASGGTAPYTYAVTSGQLPSGIVLDPNTGVLSGTPSAAGTASFSVTASDHSTGGGPYHSAAKALTLTVNGPTITLSPATVPNGTVHAAYPSTSLTASGGTSPYNFSVPTNQLPPGLTLTTGGVLSGTPTTAGTYSFTVTATDANSSTGTQAYSVTIAAVAPQAPTIGTATAGAAGSGQAQVAFTPPSDDGGSPITTYTAVSTPGNLTATASGSPITITGLSAGNNYSFKVTAKNSAGTSPESGASNSVQMLAAQTITFNNPGSLQYGTSETLTASASSGLSVQFSTSSAGVCTITSGGALTLVGAGNCIINANQAGDTTYAAAPQVTQTFAVTAVLPGAPTIGTATAADTQATVSFTPPASNGGAPITEYIATSNPGGITGTSSGSPVTVPGLTNGVPYTFKVVARNSQGTGGESAASNSVTPIASQTITFNNPGPQNFGTTPAMVATATSGLQVTFTSGTQSVCTVTTGGQLTTISPGNCTIHADQAGNSSFTPAPQVTQTFQIVVPGGAVSFATPSPLPTATGGSAYSLTLSSSGGAAPYSYNLIAGTFPLGMTPSSAGTIAGTPITAGVFNFTMRVIDAASQTATKTYQLTVNAPAVALTPSTLPQGKVAVAYATTTLTASGGTAPYHFAVSTGTLPPGLVLAPSGVVSGTPTVPGAFNVTVTATDYNGFQGAQAYSVAVGQAVPIVVNGSTSVPANGAVTIPVASQGGPVTSVTVSQAPAHGTAVVNGLNIVYTPTHDYFGSDTLQYTATGPGGTSAPASVAITVVPGAVPTASAQAATLLAGKSVTIHAVANATNGPFTTAAVVTPPTSGTAVVQGTDIVYTAAADASGSLGFDYTVSNVFGASQPAHVALTVNPMPVAPSLAGTVVAGNSVAVNLTATAHGGPFTAAKVVSIAPSNAGAASIQSTADGYVLSFNAAPAFGGSAQIMYTLSNAYAESTPGTVTVTVTPRSDPSKDPEVLGVLDAQAEAARRMATGQISNFQRRLETLHSGGGASGFSNGLTVSSASNSRRLQGMNGPDGADPLYRVDTTGNARFLVQPDATPTPAADGRSAGGSLPGDIAVWTGGAINFGKMQAGTSDNGIDFTTSGVSMGVDKAFSSTFAAGLGVGYGHDRSDVGEHNSRSSVDAYNAVLYGSYHPADSVYVDGLLGYQWLDYDARRYVTDDGGTVHGSRDGKQWFGSISVGYQHQADDMTLTPYGRLDVARAQLEGYTESGDSVYALTYQGQTVKTATGTLGLLAQWTARRDYGVWSPQLRAEFGHDMQGSSTATMRYADSLQGPLYQATLASQSRNHTMVGVGVALQTLKGWLLRMEYQNYLDNTSKDNQSILLGIEKKFDP, encoded by the coding sequence ATGGAAACGATGTCGCGAGACCGCCGGCCGGCGAGCCGGACCGGCAAATCCTTCAGCGGGTTGCGCTTCGTAGCGCTTTGCCTGCTTCTTTTTGGTTTCTCGAAGAGCGCATGGGCGGTATGCACATCGCCACAGTCTGCGACCATCGGGCAAGGGGGCTCGGCCACCTTCTCCTGCGCCGACTATGGCTTCTCGTCACCAGCTATTGCCAATCCATCGCATGGCAGCTTGCTGTTCGACGAGCCCACTCTCATCTACAACAACAGTGGGGATGGGTCATCCTCCGATACGTTCACCGTGACAGATGACAACGGCCAGAACATTGTCTTCAACATTACGATCACAGGCGGCTCCCCGCCGACGGGTACGTCCAATTCGGTGATCGTTGCCTACGGCAGCACCAACAACAATCTACCGTTAACGGTAACCGGTTCGCCGACCTCGGTGACGATCACCTCGGCCCCGTCCCATGGCTCGGCCAGCACCAGTGGTGCGTCGATTCTTTACACGCCCACGGCGGGATACGGCGGTGCCGACCAGGTTACGTACACGGCCACGAACGCCTCGGGTACGTCGTTGCCGGCGACGGTATCGATCACAGTCGCTGCGCCGGTGATTACTTACGCACCGGCCAACCCGCCTGACGGAACGTTCGCGGTTGCCTATAGCCAGAGCATCGCGGGTGCCTCGGGTGGCACGGCGCCGTACACCTACGCCGTCACGTCGGGGCAACTGCCTAGCGGTATCGTCCTTGATCCCAATACGGGTGTTTTGAGCGGTACACCCTCTGCCGCAGGCACGGCTAGTTTCTCCGTGACGGCCTCGGATCACTCGACGGGTGGGGGCCCCTATCATTCGGCGGCGAAGGCACTCACGCTTACCGTCAACGGGCCAACCATTACGCTGTCGCCTGCCACGGTACCGAACGGCACGGTCCACGCGGCTTATCCCAGTACCTCGTTGACCGCCTCGGGCGGTACCTCGCCGTACAATTTTTCGGTACCCACTAACCAGCTGCCACCGGGGCTTACGCTTACGACGGGCGGTGTACTCAGTGGAACACCGACCACGGCCGGCACCTACAGTTTTACCGTAACAGCCACGGATGCAAACTCCTCAACAGGCACCCAGGCATACAGCGTGACCATCGCTGCAGTGGCCCCGCAGGCACCGACCATCGGCACCGCTACAGCGGGCGCCGCCGGAAGTGGCCAGGCTCAGGTGGCCTTTACCCCGCCGTCCGATGACGGCGGTTCGCCGATTACGACCTACACCGCCGTATCGACGCCGGGCAATCTGACAGCAACCGCCTCGGGCAGCCCTATCACCATCACGGGTCTTTCCGCGGGCAACAACTACAGTTTCAAGGTAACGGCAAAGAACAGTGCCGGCACGAGCCCCGAATCAGGCGCGTCGAACAGCGTGCAGATGCTTGCCGCACAGACCATCACATTCAATAACCCGGGATCCTTGCAGTACGGCACGTCGGAGACGCTTACCGCTTCGGCCTCGTCAGGGCTGTCGGTGCAGTTCAGTACATCGTCCGCTGGCGTTTGCACCATTACCTCGGGTGGTGCGCTGACGCTTGTCGGCGCCGGCAACTGCATCATCAATGCCAACCAGGCGGGTGACACCACCTATGCCGCGGCTCCGCAGGTGACGCAGACGTTTGCTGTTACCGCTGTATTGCCGGGTGCGCCGACCATCGGTACGGCGACCGCTGCCGATACCCAGGCCACCGTCTCGTTTACGCCGCCGGCAAGCAACGGTGGCGCACCGATCACGGAATACATCGCAACATCGAACCCCGGCGGCATCACGGGCACGAGCAGTGGCAGCCCCGTGACCGTGCCGGGCCTGACCAACGGCGTTCCCTATACGTTCAAGGTGGTTGCCAGGAACAGCCAGGGCACGGGTGGCGAATCGGCCGCGTCTAACAGTGTGACCCCGATAGCGTCGCAGACCATCACGTTCAACAACCCAGGCCCCCAGAACTTTGGTACGACGCCGGCCATGGTGGCCACGGCAACGTCCGGGTTGCAGGTGACCTTTACGTCGGGCACGCAGAGTGTGTGCACCGTGACCACGGGAGGCCAGCTGACGACGATTTCTCCGGGTAACTGCACGATCCACGCCGACCAGGCGGGTAACTCTTCGTTCACCCCGGCACCCCAGGTCACCCAGACGTTCCAGATCGTAGTGCCAGGCGGCGCTGTGTCGTTTGCAACACCCAGCCCGTTGCCTACGGCGACGGGTGGTTCCGCGTACTCCCTCACGCTGTCATCCTCAGGTGGTGCCGCGCCCTACAGCTACAACCTGATCGCTGGCACGTTTCCGCTCGGTATGACACCTAGCAGCGCGGGCACCATCGCCGGTACCCCGATCACCGCAGGCGTCTTCAATTTCACCATGCGGGTGATCGATGCGGCGTCGCAGACCGCGACCAAAACCTATCAGCTGACGGTAAACGCGCCGGCGGTTGCGCTGACTCCTTCGACGTTGCCGCAAGGCAAGGTGGCCGTGGCCTATGCCACGACGACGCTTACCGCATCCGGTGGTACGGCGCCTTACCACTTTGCGGTAAGCACAGGCACCTTGCCGCCCGGTCTGGTGCTCGCCCCGAGCGGCGTGGTGTCGGGTACGCCGACAGTCCCAGGGGCGTTCAACGTCACGGTGACTGCAACCGACTACAACGGCTTCCAGGGTGCCCAGGCATACTCGGTTGCGGTTGGCCAGGCGGTGCCTATCGTGGTGAACGGCAGCACCTCTGTGCCGGCCAATGGTGCTGTGACTATCCCGGTCGCCAGCCAGGGTGGCCCGGTCACGAGCGTGACGGTGAGCCAGGCACCCGCGCATGGCACGGCGGTCGTGAATGGCCTCAATATCGTCTACACGCCAACGCACGATTACTTCGGTAGCGATACGTTGCAGTACACCGCGACAGGGCCGGGTGGTACATCGGCACCGGCGAGCGTGGCAATCACCGTGGTGCCAGGCGCTGTGCCCACGGCCAGCGCGCAGGCCGCGACATTGCTTGCCGGCAAGTCGGTCACGATCCACGCGGTAGCCAATGCGACCAATGGCCCGTTCACCACTGCGGCGGTGGTCACGCCGCCCACATCGGGCACGGCCGTGGTGCAGGGCACCGATATCGTCTACACCGCGGCGGCCGATGCCTCGGGGTCGCTTGGCTTCGATTACACCGTGAGCAACGTCTTTGGTGCATCGCAACCGGCCCACGTCGCGCTGACGGTTAACCCGATGCCGGTAGCGCCGTCGCTGGCCGGTACCGTTGTCGCAGGCAACAGCGTGGCGGTGAACCTGACCGCTACGGCGCACGGCGGCCCGTTTACGGCGGCGAAGGTGGTTTCCATCGCCCCGAGCAATGCGGGTGCCGCCAGCATTCAGTCCACGGCCGATGGCTACGTGCTTTCGTTTAACGCGGCACCCGCCTTCGGTGGTTCGGCGCAGATCATGTACACGCTGAGCAACGCGTATGCGGAATCCACACCGGGCACGGTCACCGTGACGGTGACGCCGCGCAGCGACCCGTCGAAGGATCCGGAAGTGCTCGGCGTGCTGGACGCGCAGGCGGAAGCCGCACGGCGCATGGCCACCGGCCAGATCAGCAACTTCCAGCGTCGCCTGGAGACCTTGCACAGTGGCGGCGGCGCCAGTGGCTTCAGCAATGGCTTGACGGTTTCTTCGGCAAGCAACTCGCGCCGGCTTCAGGGGATGAATGGGCCTGACGGAGCGGATCCGCTGTATCGCGTGGATACGACGGGCAATGCGCGTTTCCTTGTCCAGCCGGATGCGACGCCTACCCCTGCCGCCGACGGTAGGTCCGCTGGCGGCAGCTTGCCGGGCGACATCGCGGTGTGGACCGGTGGTGCCATCAACTTCGGCAAGATGCAGGCCGGTACCAGCGACAACGGTATCGACTTCACCACCTCCGGCGTCAGCATGGGCGTGGACAAGGCATTCAGCAGCACGTTCGCCGCGGGCCTTGGTGTGGGCTACGGACACGACCGTTCCGACGTCGGCGAGCACAACAGCCGCAGCTCCGTGGATGCCTATAATGCTGTGCTGTATGGCAGCTACCACCCGGCCGATTCGGTCTACGTGGATGGCTTGCTCGGCTATCAGTGGCTGGATTACGACGCGCGCCGCTATGTCACCGATGACGGTGGCACGGTGCATGGTAGCCGCGATGGCAAGCAGTGGTTCGGTTCGATCTCGGTGGGATACCAGCATCAGGCCGATGACATGACCCTGACGCCGTACGGCCGCCTGGATGTGGCGCGCGCGCAGCTGGAGGGCTACACGGAATCTGGTGATTCCGTCTATGCGCTGACGTACCAGGGCCAGACGGTGAAGACCGCCACGGGAACCCTTGGCCTGCTGGCGCAGTGGACAGCCAGGCGCGATTACGGCGTGTGGTCACCGCAGCTGCGTGCGGAGTTTGGTCACGACATGCAGGGTTCGAGCACGGCCACCATGCGTTATGCCGACTCGCTGCAAGGTCCGCTGTACCAGGCAACGTTGGCCAGCCAGTCGCGTAACCACACGATGGTGGGCGTGGGCGTGGCGCTGCAGACGTTGAAAGGCTGGCTGTTGCGCATGGAGTACCAGAACTACCTGGACAACACGAGCAAGGACAACCAGTCGATCCTGCTTGGCATCGAGAAGAAATTCGATCCGTGA
- a CDS encoding T6SS phospholipase effector Tle1-like catalytic domain-containing protein, producing MDKKIEAADGAPIDAGGHDYAKPEHLARFKDASDELSRFKAPTFLHAGSSTDRLVVVAFDGTGNNKYTDPDHATNVAKISDEFDALSRHDARVHVIYIEGPGTTGSRLQRGYDSATGASFEDNIEKAYERLVAKANEWRAETPGIKVSVQTIGFSRGASQAAGFANILHERGIPDTSAEVVWEGGAYKRRFITPAEQVPNAIGIFDPVATGVPMQFDRRLPSSVVSGFQITAKDEFRASFPSDQIIQPGLSADGRFLNITVPGAHSDVGGGYLRNGLSIRSGNLMRDYLAAFNETPSLVKEFEPTDTRFNVLHRSVEGQHIFRLDPRVGVRGTPSGTNLVLAPEHANGAGSWPQKPAELDPHLAMPTRPIPIGPPTTEPNPHLSFARPTAAQLAEAGRGPSYAGAVGRVVGVGATVADVVASGSAAADAFESGNHAGAMSQVVHFAGRNAGGWAGAAAFASAAGAAGVETGPGALVAAGIGGIVGGVAGERLAKEYDQYRIHNQRDAQGNTWTLDTTHGWSQRLPALPDHPRGQVVIASPELSRRLSFQASNTAVELALANEYQPKDPYRQPPSEHDSRTTDAVPWVRDTETKAWSRHITDQWLEHGMSRSHVEVASPQRAAELEASAEKIIQENIAQSPLGVAERYLAVYEQERWHELGKIPEAVQHATLAPTEKVLASDGHTYTHDRSGDWSSPSLFGARHATDNLKEELDRGSEVARGTSRKVNDELASIDRASMAPPAKPTRLDDKSHPDHELFKQARAHVANLDKTLGRTPDQYTDNLASALTVQARKDGLSRIDQIALSDDGSRLWAVQTPPGRKDHLFDLQTKVPTNEATTPMEQSAAQWPAAMQQFQVLEQDKAIAQQQTLERQQQESMGRGMSR from the coding sequence ATGGACAAGAAAATCGAGGCCGCAGATGGCGCGCCGATCGACGCCGGTGGGCATGACTACGCCAAGCCGGAACACTTAGCACGATTCAAGGATGCGAGCGACGAACTTTCGAGGTTCAAGGCGCCTACGTTCCTTCACGCAGGCAGTTCCACGGATCGCCTCGTTGTCGTCGCGTTTGACGGAACTGGGAACAACAAGTACACCGATCCCGACCATGCAACGAACGTAGCCAAGATCAGCGATGAGTTCGATGCGTTGTCGCGGCACGACGCGCGGGTCCACGTTATTTACATAGAGGGGCCAGGGACAACCGGAAGCCGCCTACAGCGTGGCTACGACAGCGCCACGGGGGCATCGTTCGAAGACAATATCGAGAAAGCATATGAGCGCTTGGTCGCCAAAGCGAACGAGTGGCGCGCGGAGACGCCTGGGATAAAGGTCAGCGTTCAAACGATCGGCTTTAGCCGGGGTGCCAGTCAAGCTGCCGGTTTCGCAAACATCTTGCATGAACGTGGGATACCGGACACGTCGGCCGAGGTCGTGTGGGAAGGCGGCGCCTACAAGAGGCGTTTTATTACTCCGGCTGAGCAAGTACCCAACGCCATCGGCATCTTCGACCCGGTAGCGACCGGCGTCCCCATGCAGTTCGATCGCCGCCTCCCTTCATCCGTTGTATCTGGCTTCCAGATCACGGCAAAGGATGAGTTCCGCGCGTCGTTCCCCTCCGATCAAATCATCCAGCCCGGGTTATCGGCCGATGGCCGCTTCCTCAACATTACCGTGCCGGGTGCCCATTCCGACGTTGGTGGCGGCTACCTGAGAAACGGACTGTCGATCCGGTCGGGCAACCTGATGCGCGATTATCTCGCCGCGTTCAACGAAACCCCGAGCCTGGTCAAGGAATTCGAACCGACGGACACGCGGTTCAATGTCCTGCATCGCTCGGTGGAAGGGCAGCACATCTTCCGCCTGGACCCTCGCGTGGGCGTACGCGGTACACCGAGTGGTACGAACCTGGTGCTGGCGCCGGAGCATGCGAATGGTGCGGGCTCCTGGCCGCAGAAGCCGGCTGAACTCGATCCTCACCTCGCCATGCCGACGCGGCCCATTCCGATTGGCCCGCCTACGACTGAACCGAACCCGCATCTCAGCTTCGCCCGGCCGACTGCGGCACAGCTTGCGGAGGCGGGGAGGGGGCCTTCGTATGCGGGCGCCGTGGGGCGCGTGGTGGGTGTCGGTGCGACGGTTGCCGATGTCGTTGCTAGCGGTAGCGCAGCGGCCGATGCGTTCGAATCGGGTAACCACGCCGGGGCGATGTCGCAGGTGGTCCATTTCGCGGGGCGCAATGCCGGCGGGTGGGCAGGTGCAGCCGCGTTTGCCTCGGCGGCGGGTGCCGCTGGCGTCGAAACCGGTCCTGGTGCGCTGGTCGCTGCCGGTATCGGCGGCATCGTGGGCGGCGTAGCAGGCGAGCGCCTGGCAAAGGAGTACGACCAGTACCGTATCCATAACCAGCGGGATGCCCAAGGCAATACATGGACGCTCGACACGACCCATGGCTGGTCACAACGCCTACCGGCACTTCCCGATCATCCGCGGGGGCAGGTCGTCATAGCCAGCCCTGAGCTCTCGCGCCGGCTCTCGTTCCAGGCGAGCAATACCGCGGTTGAGCTGGCGCTCGCCAACGAATACCAGCCCAAGGACCCCTACCGGCAACCGCCATCGGAACACGATTCGCGCACGACCGACGCGGTGCCATGGGTCCGTGACACGGAGACCAAGGCGTGGTCGCGACACATCACCGACCAGTGGCTCGAGCACGGTATGTCGCGTTCACACGTCGAGGTCGCGTCACCGCAACGGGCGGCTGAGCTCGAGGCGAGTGCCGAAAAGATCATCCAGGAGAACATCGCCCAGTCACCCCTGGGCGTCGCCGAGCGCTATCTGGCGGTTTACGAGCAGGAGCGCTGGCACGAACTGGGCAAGATCCCGGAGGCCGTCCAGCACGCGACGCTGGCCCCTACGGAGAAGGTGCTCGCCTCCGATGGGCATACCTATACCCACGACCGGTCCGGCGATTGGTCATCGCCCAGCCTGTTCGGCGCGCGGCATGCCACCGACAATCTGAAGGAGGAGCTCGACCGGGGATCCGAAGTCGCGAGGGGTACCAGTCGTAAGGTCAACGACGAATTGGCGTCGATCGATCGGGCAAGCATGGCACCGCCAGCGAAGCCGACCCGACTGGACGATAAGTCACATCCAGACCACGAGCTCTTCAAGCAGGCGCGCGCGCACGTCGCCAACCTCGACAAGACCCTTGGCCGTACCCCCGATCAATACACCGACAACCTCGCATCGGCCCTGACCGTCCAGGCGCGCAAGGATGGACTCTCCCGTATCGACCAGATAGCGCTCTCGGACGACGGCAGCAGACTCTGGGCCGTACAGACACCACCCGGCCGCAAAGACCACCTGTTCGACCTGCAAACCAAGGTACCTACAAACGAAGCGACCACTCCCATGGAGCAGAGTGCTGCGCAATGGCCGGCCGCCATGCAGCAGTTCCAGGTGCTGGAACAGGACAAGGCGATCGCACAGCAGCAGACGCTGGAGAGGCAGCAGCAGGAGAGTATGGGGAGGGGGATGTCGCGGTGA